One Pseudomonas entomophila genomic window carries:
- a CDS encoding acyl-CoA dehydrogenase C-terminal domain-containing protein: MTDYNAPLRDMRFVLKDVFQGPALWARLPALAERVDADTADAILEEAAKLTSQLIAPLSRVGDEQGVQFENGQVRTPDGFRDAWRTYREGGWVGLGGNPEHGGMGMPKMLGVLFEEMMYAADSSFSLYSALSAGSCLAIDAHASEALKATYLTPLYEGRWAGTMCLTEPHAGTDLGLIRTRAEPHADGSYRISGSKIFITGGEQDLTENIVHLVLARLPDAPAGPKGISLFLVPKRLVDQDGSLGARNAAYCGSIEHKMGIKASATCVMNFDQAEGYLVGEPNKGLAAMFTMMNYERLSIGIQGIGCAEASYQSAVRYASERLQSRAAGGALDKQRVADPIIVHGDVRRMLLTMRVMTEGGRAFAVYVGQQLDIARYAEDPAERERAQRQVALLTPVAKAFFTDNGLESCVLGQQVFGGHGYIREWGQEQRVRDVRIAQIYEGTNGIQALDLLGRKVLGDGGQALASLAAEIRAFCVDAALHREALQEALVRLERTSAWLQVQAGKNSNLVSASAVEYLHLFGLTAYAYMWARMAQVAAVRHTEDPTFHGTKLASAAFFFQRVLPRGLALEATIRAGADSLYAMAAEQF, translated from the coding sequence ATGACCGACTACAACGCCCCCTTGCGCGACATGCGCTTCGTCCTCAAGGACGTGTTCCAGGGCCCTGCCCTGTGGGCCCGCCTGCCCGCCCTCGCCGAACGGGTCGACGCCGACACGGCCGACGCCATCCTCGAGGAAGCCGCCAAGCTCACCAGCCAGCTGATCGCCCCGCTCAGCCGGGTCGGTGATGAACAAGGCGTGCAGTTCGAAAACGGCCAGGTCCGCACCCCCGACGGTTTCCGCGACGCCTGGCGCACCTACCGCGAAGGCGGTTGGGTAGGTTTGGGCGGCAACCCCGAGCACGGTGGCATGGGCATGCCGAAAATGCTCGGGGTGCTGTTCGAAGAGATGATGTACGCCGCCGACAGCAGTTTCAGCCTGTACTCGGCCCTCAGCGCCGGCAGTTGCCTGGCCATCGACGCCCATGCCAGCGAAGCGCTCAAGGCCACCTACCTCACGCCGCTGTACGAGGGCCGCTGGGCCGGCACCATGTGCCTGACCGAACCCCACGCCGGCACCGACCTGGGCCTGATCCGCACCCGCGCCGAGCCCCACGCCGATGGCAGCTACCGCATCAGCGGCAGCAAGATTTTCATCACCGGTGGCGAACAGGACCTCACCGAGAACATCGTCCACCTGGTACTGGCCCGCCTGCCCGACGCCCCGGCCGGTCCCAAGGGCATCTCGCTGTTCCTCGTACCGAAGCGCCTGGTCGACCAGGACGGCAGCCTGGGCGCGCGCAACGCAGCATATTGCGGCTCGATCGAGCACAAGATGGGCATCAAGGCCTCGGCGACCTGCGTGATGAATTTCGACCAGGCCGAAGGCTATCTGGTGGGTGAACCGAACAAAGGCCTGGCGGCGATGTTCACCATGATGAACTACGAACGCCTGTCCATCGGCATCCAGGGCATTGGTTGCGCCGAGGCCTCCTACCAGAGTGCCGTGCGCTATGCCAGCGAACGCCTGCAGAGTCGCGCTGCCGGTGGCGCCCTGGACAAGCAGCGGGTCGCCGACCCGATCATCGTCCACGGCGATGTGCGGCGCATGCTGCTGACCATGCGGGTCATGACCGAAGGCGGCCGCGCCTTCGCGGTCTATGTCGGCCAGCAGCTGGACATCGCCCGTTATGCCGAGGACCCGGCCGAGCGCGAGCGCGCCCAGCGCCAGGTCGCCCTGCTGACGCCCGTGGCCAAGGCGTTCTTCACCGACAACGGCCTGGAAAGCTGCGTGCTCGGCCAACAAGTGTTCGGTGGGCATGGCTACATTCGCGAATGGGGCCAGGAGCAACGCGTACGCGACGTGCGCATCGCACAGATCTACGAGGGCACCAATGGTATCCAGGCCCTCGACCTGCTCGGGCGCAAGGTCCTGGGCGACGGCGGCCAGGCACTGGCCAGCCTGGCCGCCGAGATCCGCGCATTCTGCGTAGACGCCGCGCTGCATCGCGAAGCGTTGCAGGAAGCCCTGGTACGGTTGGAACGGACCAGCGCCTGGCTGCAGGTGCAGGCAGGCAAGAACAGCAATCTGGTCAGCGCCTCGGCGGTGGAATACCTGCACCTGTTCGGGCTGACCGCCTACGCCTACATGTGGGCGCGCATGGCCCAAGTGGCGGCGGTGCGTCACACCGAGGACCCGACGTTCCACGGCACAAAGCTTGCCAGCGCAGCGTTCTTCTTCCAGCGCGTACTACCGAGAGGCCTGGCACTGGAAGCGACAATCCGTGCCGGCGCGGACAGCCTCTACGCGATGGCGGCGGAGCAGTTCTGA
- a CDS encoding FecR family protein — translation MNQDRLIPSEDDAITDAAAHWCMRLHADDCTAAERQAFSQWQAADPRHAEEYQAMLEIWQTADLLPRTATVVELKPSTSRQAPARHWRPFACAAAIALLALPLAGWVGWEQGWLPNSYQHFATTDQLQQVRLSDGSSVELNLHSELRYLNYKDERRVTLVKGEAFFKVAHDSSHPFIVRAGNGQTRVTGTQFNVWKYEDQVKVTLVEGSVLVSSAGSSGGYRLGPGMQASYDKGDFEPQLAQSDDYGNNLAWRNGKLVLDNLSLAQALPLINRYLDKPLLLADDSTAGIRISGIYSTAQVARLVDTLPKVLPIYLTRSKDGSTVLNRIVPVPSRG, via the coding sequence ATGAACCAGGACCGCCTCATTCCCAGCGAAGACGATGCCATCACCGATGCCGCCGCGCACTGGTGCATGCGCCTGCACGCCGATGATTGCACGGCGGCCGAGCGCCAGGCGTTCAGCCAGTGGCAGGCCGCTGACCCGCGGCATGCCGAGGAATACCAGGCGATGCTGGAGATCTGGCAGACCGCCGACCTGCTGCCGCGCACGGCCACGGTTGTCGAGCTCAAGCCCTCGACATCACGGCAGGCGCCTGCGCGCCATTGGCGCCCTTTCGCGTGCGCGGCGGCGATAGCCCTGCTCGCCCTGCCCCTGGCCGGCTGGGTCGGCTGGGAGCAAGGCTGGCTGCCCAACAGCTACCAGCACTTCGCAACCACCGACCAGTTGCAACAGGTGCGCCTGAGCGACGGCAGCAGCGTCGAACTGAACCTGCACAGCGAACTGCGCTACCTGAACTACAAGGATGAGCGCCGTGTCACCCTGGTCAAGGGCGAGGCGTTCTTCAAGGTCGCGCACGACAGCAGCCACCCGTTCATCGTCCGTGCCGGCAACGGCCAGACCCGGGTGACCGGCACTCAGTTCAACGTGTGGAAGTACGAGGATCAGGTCAAGGTGACCCTGGTGGAGGGCTCGGTGCTGGTCAGCAGCGCCGGCAGTTCCGGAGGTTACCGGCTGGGGCCGGGCATGCAGGCCAGCTATGACAAGGGCGATTTCGAGCCCCAACTGGCCCAGAGCGACGACTACGGCAACAACCTGGCCTGGCGCAACGGCAAGCTGGTGCTGGACAACCTGAGCCTTGCCCAGGCGCTGCCGCTGATCAACCGCTACCTCGACAAGCCGCTGCTGCTGGCCGACGACAGCACCGCTGGCATTCGCATCAGCGGTATCTACAGCACCGCGCAAGTCGCACGCCTGGTCGACACCCTGCCCAAGGTGCTGCCGATCTACCTCACTCGCAGCAAGGACGGCAGCACCGTCCTCAACCGCATCGTACCGGTCCCCAGCCGCGGCTGA
- a CDS encoding Na+/H+ antiporter family protein, producing the protein MNAVIAAVGLMLVLSLSRVHVVIALIIGALAGGLVGGLGIEGTLKAFNGGLGGGATVALSYALLGAFAVAIAKSGLAHALADRALAMIDRQGHAEGGKVKWLLIGLMLVVAVSSQNILPIHIAFIPLLVPPLLYVLTRLRIDRRLIACVMTFGLITPYMFLPVGFGNIFLNEILLANVSRAGVDVSGVNVTHAMAIPAAGMLAGLLLAVFFSYRKKRDYDLARIEQVEQVSVQYNPLTLLVAGVAIASAFIIQLWLDSMIIGAMVGFLIFSLSGIVRWRETDDLFTEGMKMMAMIGFIMIAASGFAEVMKATGEVKTLVEASAQWIDHSKGVGALLMLLVGLLVTMGIGSSFSTVPILAAIFVPLCVQLGFDPVATVCIVGTAGALGDAGSPASDSTLGPTSGLNVDGQHHHIWDTVVPTFIHYNLPLLAFGWLAAMSL; encoded by the coding sequence ATGAATGCAGTGATTGCCGCGGTCGGGCTGATGCTGGTACTGAGCCTGTCCCGCGTGCATGTGGTCATCGCGCTGATCATCGGCGCCCTGGCCGGGGGCCTGGTCGGTGGGTTAGGTATCGAAGGTACGCTCAAGGCCTTCAACGGTGGCCTGGGCGGCGGCGCCACGGTGGCGCTTTCGTATGCCTTGCTCGGCGCGTTCGCCGTGGCCATTGCCAAGTCCGGCCTGGCCCATGCCCTGGCCGACCGTGCCCTGGCCATGATCGACCGGCAGGGCCATGCCGAAGGCGGCAAGGTGAAGTGGCTGTTGATCGGGTTGATGCTGGTGGTGGCGGTGTCGTCGCAGAACATCCTGCCGATCCATATCGCCTTCATCCCCTTGCTGGTGCCACCGCTGCTGTATGTACTGACGCGCCTGCGCATCGACCGTCGGCTGATCGCCTGCGTGATGACTTTCGGCCTGATCACCCCGTACATGTTCCTGCCGGTGGGCTTTGGCAACATCTTCCTCAACGAGATCCTGCTGGCCAACGTCAGCCGTGCCGGCGTGGATGTCAGTGGCGTGAACGTGACCCATGCCATGGCCATTCCGGCCGCAGGCATGCTGGCCGGCCTGCTGCTGGCGGTGTTCTTCAGCTACCGCAAGAAGCGTGACTACGACCTGGCGCGCATCGAGCAGGTGGAGCAGGTCAGCGTGCAGTACAACCCGCTGACCCTGCTGGTGGCGGGGGTGGCCATCGCCTCGGCGTTCATCATCCAGCTGTGGCTGGACTCGATGATCATCGGTGCCATGGTTGGTTTCCTGATCTTCTCGCTGTCGGGCATCGTGCGTTGGAGAGAGACCGACGACCTGTTCACCGAAGGCATGAAGATGATGGCCATGATCGGCTTCATCATGATCGCCGCCTCTGGCTTCGCCGAGGTGATGAAGGCCACCGGCGAAGTGAAGACCCTGGTGGAGGCCTCCGCTCAGTGGATCGACCACAGCAAGGGAGTCGGCGCGCTGCTGATGCTGCTGGTGGGGTTGCTGGTGACCATGGGCATCGGCTCGTCGTTCTCGACGGTGCCGATCCTGGCGGCGATCTTCGTGCCGCTGTGCGTGCAGCTGGGCTTCGACCCGGTCGCCACGGTGTGCATCGTCGGTACGGCGGGTGCCTTGGGGGATGCCGGTTCGCCGGCCTCGGACTCTACCCTCGGGCCGACCTCCGGCTTGAACGTGGACGGCCAGCACCACCATATCTGGGATACCGTGGTGCCGACCTTCATCCATTACAACCTGCCTTTGCTGGCCTTCGGCTGGCTGGCGGCGATGTCCCTCTGA
- a CDS encoding site-specific integrase, with translation MTDLLRNPLLQYLARLAPSSQLTMRYILQDAADRLGFIDCDIADVPWHHLEPGHVIALVAALRADGYAPNTSSLYVNAVRGVMNEAWRQGLIEHEHLLKIRDIKPAGGSRLPAGRNLRRGLIRELMEVCAADPRPQGVRDAAILALLYGTGMRKSESVDVNLAQVDFDERSVQVLGKGNRELIKYAPAWAFDKLQAWLDLRRQHLAAGERDDAFLFNRIRRGSHITRARITKHAIYYIARQRGAQVGAKIMPHDFRRAFITRVIEEHDLSIAQKLAHHANIQTTAGYDRRDDNERRRAVERFDY, from the coding sequence GTGACCGACCTCCTGCGCAACCCGCTGTTGCAGTATCTTGCCCGTCTGGCGCCGTCCAGCCAGCTGACCATGCGCTACATCCTCCAGGACGCCGCCGATCGCCTGGGCTTCATTGATTGTGATATCGCCGACGTGCCCTGGCACCACCTCGAGCCCGGCCATGTGATCGCACTGGTGGCGGCCCTGCGCGCGGACGGCTACGCCCCGAATACCTCATCGTTGTACGTCAATGCCGTGCGCGGCGTCATGAACGAGGCCTGGCGCCAGGGCCTGATCGAACATGAGCACCTGCTGAAGATCCGTGATATCAAGCCGGCCGGCGGCAGTCGCCTGCCGGCGGGGCGCAACCTGCGGCGCGGCCTGATCCGTGAGCTGATGGAGGTCTGTGCCGCCGACCCGCGACCACAGGGCGTGCGCGATGCGGCGATCCTCGCGCTGCTGTATGGCACCGGCATGCGCAAGTCGGAATCGGTGGACGTGAACCTGGCCCAGGTCGACTTCGACGAGCGCAGCGTGCAGGTGCTGGGCAAGGGTAATCGCGAACTGATCAAGTACGCCCCGGCCTGGGCGTTCGACAAGCTGCAGGCCTGGCTTGACCTGCGCCGCCAGCACCTGGCGGCGGGGGAGCGCGACGATGCGTTCCTGTTCAACCGTATTCGTCGCGGCAGCCATATCACCCGCGCACGGATTACCAAGCACGCCATCTACTACATCGCACGCCAGCGTGGGGCGCAGGTGGGGGCGAAGATCATGCCCCATGATTTTCGCCGGGCGTTCATCACCCGGGTGATCGAGGAGCACGACCTGTCGATCGCCCAGAAGCTGGCGCACCACGCCAATATCCAGACCACGGCGGGGTACGACCGGCGGGATGACAATGAGCGGCGGCGGGCGGTGGAGCGGTTCGACTACTGA
- a CDS encoding NnrS family protein, whose protein sequence is MLIQPITARPRQALWALGFRPFFLGGSLFAFLALLLWAGTLTGALQLSPSGGMLAWHRHEMLYGFAAAIVAGFLLTAVQNWSGIPGLSGRPLVGLFLLWLLARASWFLPLPPALLIVLQGAFLPLVAIALARPIIQRRLRNNYPIVVLILLLSACQWLTLAGWLNHDERWQRRGVLAGLWLVAAMMSVIGGRVIPFFTRRGLGDMTPAPTRPWLDRACLAASVTLPVSYLAGFDDAPQPLMALLFGALAVLHGIRLVLWHDHGIWRVPLLWSLHLAYAWLVPACLGLAVWHAGVDINPSLAAHALTVGAMTGLIVAMMARVSLGHTGRPLQVPRSVGWAFALIQLAALARVVLVPFTSLGLGLSLILGCAGLLLFLWHYLPILMRPRVDGMPG, encoded by the coding sequence ATGCTCATCCAGCCGATCACCGCTCGCCCACGCCAGGCCCTCTGGGCCCTGGGTTTTCGCCCATTCTTCCTCGGCGGCAGCCTGTTCGCCTTCCTCGCCCTGTTGCTGTGGGCCGGCACACTGACCGGCGCGCTGCAGCTTTCACCTTCGGGGGGCATGCTGGCCTGGCACCGCCATGAAATGCTCTATGGCTTTGCCGCGGCTATCGTAGCCGGCTTCCTGCTGACAGCCGTGCAGAATTGGAGCGGTATCCCCGGCCTGAGCGGCCGCCCCCTGGTGGGCTTGTTCCTGCTCTGGCTGCTGGCGCGGGCAAGCTGGTTCCTGCCCTTGCCGCCAGCGCTGCTGATCGTGCTCCAAGGCGCCTTCCTGCCCCTGGTGGCCATCGCGTTGGCGCGGCCGATCATCCAGCGCCGGCTGCGTAACAATTACCCCATCGTGGTACTGATCCTGCTGTTGTCGGCCTGCCAATGGCTGACACTGGCCGGTTGGCTCAACCACGACGAGCGCTGGCAACGGCGTGGTGTGCTCGCCGGGCTTTGGCTGGTGGCGGCGATGATGAGCGTGATCGGTGGCCGGGTGATCCCCTTCTTCACCCGTCGCGGCCTGGGCGACATGACCCCGGCGCCGACGCGTCCCTGGCTTGATCGCGCCTGCCTGGCGGCCAGCGTGACGCTGCCTGTCAGCTATCTGGCCGGGTTTGACGATGCACCGCAACCGCTGATGGCCCTGCTGTTCGGCGCCTTGGCCGTGTTGCACGGTATCCGGCTGGTGTTATGGCACGACCACGGCATCTGGCGCGTACCGCTGCTGTGGTCGCTGCACCTGGCCTATGCATGGCTGGTGCCGGCCTGCCTGGGGCTGGCGGTGTGGCATGCCGGGGTGGACATCAACCCGAGCCTGGCGGCCCATGCGCTCACGGTCGGGGCCATGACCGGGCTGATCGTGGCCATGATGGCGCGGGTCAGCCTTGGGCACACCGGGCGCCCCTTGCAGGTGCCGCGCAGCGTCGGCTGGGCCTTCGCGCTGATCCAGCTGGCGGCGCTGGCACGGGTGGTACTGGTGCCGTTCACGTCGCTGGGGCTGGGCCTGTCGTTGATTTTGGGGTGTGCTGGGTTGCTGCTGTTCCTGTGGCATTACCTGCCGATCCTGATGCGCCCCAGGGTGGACGGGATGCCGGGATAA
- a CDS encoding DUF1345 domain-containing protein: protein MAFHHLTRTHPRLSIAILAGLLGAWLIPADDTVQRILAGWNLGVWLYLLMVLWLSLRATAQKVRQVASIEDENAGLVLVTVIVAAIASLAAVTLQLVSSRGLEGGALALHYLYTGLTVAGSWLLIGCIFSLHYARLFYTGDRHEPPLRFPDNERNPDYWDFHYFSFTISVAVQTSDIGVGGRAMRKAVLAHSLVGFVFNTAILGFTINIAAGLLG, encoded by the coding sequence ATGGCCTTCCACCACCTCACCCGCACCCACCCCCGCCTCAGCATCGCCATCCTGGCCGGCCTTCTCGGCGCCTGGCTGATCCCCGCCGACGACACCGTGCAGCGCATCCTCGCCGGCTGGAACCTCGGCGTGTGGCTCTACTTGCTGATGGTCCTGTGGCTCAGCCTGCGGGCGACCGCGCAGAAGGTCCGCCAAGTGGCGAGCATCGAAGACGAGAACGCCGGCCTGGTGCTGGTCACTGTCATCGTGGCGGCCATCGCCAGCCTCGCCGCGGTCACCCTGCAACTGGTGTCCAGCCGTGGCCTGGAGGGCGGCGCGCTGGCCCTGCACTACCTGTACACCGGGCTGACCGTGGCCGGCTCATGGCTGCTGATCGGTTGCATCTTCAGCCTGCACTACGCACGGCTGTTCTACACCGGCGATCGCCACGAACCGCCGCTGCGCTTCCCCGACAACGAGCGCAACCCGGACTACTGGGACTTCCACTACTTCTCGTTCACCATCAGCGTCGCCGTGCAGACATCGGATATCGGTGTCGGAGGGCGCGCCATGCGCAAGGCGGTACTGGCCCACTCACTGGTAGGCTTCGTGTTCAACACGGCGATCCTGGGCTTCACCATCAACATCGCCGCTGGCCTGCTCGGCTAG
- a CDS encoding pyridoxal phosphate-dependent aminotransferase, with translation MRFSTLTQRIAGEAAAAWDIHYQALALRRQGREIFLLSMGDPDFDTPPAVVEAAVASLRQGDTHYSDVRGSLALRQAIVRDRQLPLDPDHVVVTAGAQCALYATFQCLFEAGDEVIVAEPMYVTYHGVFGACGAQAVPVAVSSEAGFRLDPGAVARAITPRTRGLLLNSPHNPTGATIDAADMATLAQLCREHDLWLVCDEVYRNLSYDGPAPSPLSLPGMAERCVVIDSLSKSHAMSGWRVGWVIGPKTLAAHLGNLAMTMLFGLPEFVMRATCLALERDLPEVRQMREAYRQRRDRVCAALEGCPGVRVHRPAGGMFVMLDIRGSGLSAQIFAQRLLLEEGVTLLPGDAFGPSAAGHVRLGLVLDAEALEEACRRIVACARRVLAEQASGDVDGEAQDRRVEHEAYQ, from the coding sequence ATGCGATTTTCCACGCTCACCCAACGCATCGCCGGCGAGGCGGCCGCCGCCTGGGATATCCACTACCAGGCCCTGGCCCTGCGCCGACAGGGGCGTGAGATCTTCCTGCTGTCGATGGGCGACCCGGATTTCGACACACCGCCCGCGGTGGTCGAGGCGGCCGTGGCCAGCTTGCGCCAGGGTGATACCCACTACAGTGATGTGCGCGGCAGCCTGGCCTTGCGTCAGGCCATCGTGCGCGACCGCCAGTTGCCCCTCGATCCGGACCACGTGGTCGTCACCGCTGGCGCCCAGTGCGCCTTGTACGCGACGTTCCAGTGCCTGTTCGAGGCCGGCGACGAGGTAATCGTCGCTGAGCCGATGTATGTCACCTACCACGGTGTGTTCGGTGCTTGCGGCGCGCAGGCGGTACCCGTGGCGGTAAGCTCGGAAGCAGGCTTTCGGCTTGACCCTGGCGCCGTGGCCCGGGCCATCACCCCACGCACCCGTGGCCTGCTGCTCAACAGCCCGCACAACCCCACCGGCGCGACCATCGATGCGGCCGACATGGCGACCCTTGCGCAACTGTGCCGCGAGCATGACCTGTGGCTGGTGTGCGATGAGGTGTATCGCAACCTGAGTTATGACGGCCCGGCGCCAAGCCCGCTCAGCCTGCCGGGCATGGCCGAGCGCTGCGTGGTGATCGACAGCCTGTCCAAGTCCCACGCCATGAGCGGCTGGCGAGTGGGCTGGGTGATCGGGCCCAAGACGTTGGCGGCGCATCTGGGCAACCTGGCCATGACCATGCTGTTCGGCCTGCCGGAGTTCGTCATGCGGGCCACCTGCCTGGCACTGGAGCGCGATTTGCCGGAGGTCCGGCAGATGCGTGAGGCCTACCGCCAGCGGCGTGACCGGGTCTGCGCGGCGCTGGAAGGCTGCCCGGGGGTACGCGTGCATCGCCCGGCGGGTGGCATGTTCGTGATGCTCGATATCCGTGGCAGCGGGCTCAGCGCCCAGATCTTCGCCCAGCGCCTGCTGTTGGAGGAGGGGGTGACGCTGTTGCCGGGAGATGCCTTCGGCCCAAGCGCGGCGGGGCATGTGCGGCTGGGGCTGGTGCTGGATGCCGAGGCGCTGGAGGAGGCTTGCCGGCGCATCGTCGCCTGTGCCCGGCGCGTGCTAGCCGAGCAGGCCAGCGGCGATGTTGATGGTGAAGCCCAGGATCGCCGTGTTGAACACGAAGCCTACCAGTGA
- a CDS encoding DUF1652 domain-containing protein: protein MNKMTFPNACQVMRWHFHPLGFEASMDAPRSMVARLFDRATGVTLLAIAGIPCTAIMAAADVERIIEAVEAELETFDLVGNALHDAV from the coding sequence ATGAACAAGATGACGTTCCCCAACGCCTGCCAGGTGATGCGTTGGCACTTTCACCCACTGGGGTTCGAAGCCAGCATGGACGCACCTCGCAGCATGGTTGCCCGGCTCTTCGACCGGGCCACGGGCGTGACACTGCTGGCCATCGCCGGCATCCCCTGCACGGCGATCATGGCCGCCGCCGATGTCGAGCGCATCATCGAAGCCGTGGAAGCCGAGCTGGAAACCTTCGACCTGGTCGGCAACGCGCTGCACGACGCGGTCTGA
- a CDS encoding VOC family protein produces MKIVVTSILVDDQAKAQAFYHHVLGFQPKHDIPMGKHRWLTFTSPNDPNGVELLLEPDAHPAAKAYKTALKQEGIPATSFGVRDVQAEYIRLCAAGVHFTQPPTVAGPVTVAVFDDTCGNLIQIAQRH; encoded by the coding sequence ATGAAGATCGTGGTCACCAGCATTCTCGTCGACGACCAGGCCAAGGCCCAGGCGTTCTACCACCACGTACTGGGTTTCCAACCCAAGCACGATATTCCGATGGGCAAGCACCGCTGGCTCACCTTCACCTCCCCCAACGACCCCAACGGTGTCGAACTGTTGCTCGAGCCGGATGCCCACCCGGCTGCAAAAGCCTACAAGACCGCCCTCAAGCAGGAAGGTATCCCCGCCACTTCGTTCGGTGTACGCGATGTCCAGGCCGAATACATCCGCCTGTGCGCCGCGGGCGTACACTTCACTCAGCCACCGACGGTGGCCGGGCCGGTAACGGTAGCGGTGTTCGACGACACCTGCGGCAACCTGATCCAGATCGCCCAGCGGCACTGA
- a CDS encoding MFS transporter: MAVLDSASTGSSAPQRGITREERKVIFASSLGTVFEWYDFYLYGSLAAIIAKHFFAGVNETTAFIFALLAFAAGFAVRPFGAIVFGRLGDMIGRKYTFLITIVIMGLSTAVVGILPSYAAIGVAAPVILITLRLLQGLALGGEYGGAATYVAEHAPKGRRGFFTAWIQTTATLGLFLSLLVILACRTAMGTEAFEDWGWRIPFLLSILLLAISVYIRMQLNESPVFMKMKAEGKASKAPLTESFARWDNLKVVIMSLLGGTAGQAVVWYTGQFYALFFLLQMLKIDPQTANLLIAGSLLIGTPFFIIFGSLSDRIGRKPIIMAGCIIAALTYFPIFKGLTEYGNPDVFVAQEQNPVVVVADPGQCAFQFDPVGKARFTSSCDIAKSLLAKRAIPYANRAAEPGSVAQVRIGERVLPSFDGRSLAAADFKAQNDAFTASLGAALKEAGYPEKADPAKIHYPMVLLLLTLLVIYVTMVYGPIAAWLVELFPARIRYTSMSLPYHIGNGWFGGFLPTVAFAMVAATGDIYYGLWYPIVIAVMTAVLGIFFLPETKDRDIHHT, from the coding sequence ATGGCGGTCCTCGACAGCGCATCCACGGGCAGTAGCGCGCCCCAACGTGGTATTACCCGGGAGGAGCGCAAGGTCATCTTCGCCTCTTCGCTGGGCACCGTGTTCGAATGGTACGACTTCTACCTGTACGGCTCGCTGGCGGCGATCATCGCCAAGCACTTCTTTGCCGGCGTCAATGAAACCACTGCGTTCATCTTTGCCTTGCTGGCCTTTGCCGCAGGCTTCGCGGTACGGCCGTTCGGCGCCATCGTGTTTGGTCGCCTGGGGGACATGATCGGGCGCAAGTACACCTTCCTCATCACCATCGTCATCATGGGCCTGTCCACCGCAGTGGTGGGTATCCTGCCGAGCTATGCGGCGATTGGCGTGGCCGCGCCGGTCATCCTCATCACCTTGCGCCTGTTGCAAGGGCTGGCACTGGGCGGCGAGTACGGCGGCGCGGCCACCTATGTGGCCGAACATGCGCCGAAGGGCCGGCGCGGGTTCTTCACCGCGTGGATCCAGACCACCGCCACACTCGGGTTGTTCCTGTCGCTGCTGGTGATCCTGGCCTGCCGCACGGCGATGGGTACCGAGGCCTTTGAAGACTGGGGCTGGCGCATCCCGTTCCTGCTGTCGATCCTGCTGCTGGCCATCTCGGTGTACATCCGCATGCAGCTCAACGAATCGCCGGTGTTCATGAAGATGAAAGCCGAAGGCAAGGCGTCGAAAGCGCCGCTGACCGAGTCGTTCGCCCGCTGGGACAACCTCAAGGTGGTGATCATGTCGCTGCTCGGCGGCACCGCCGGCCAGGCGGTGGTGTGGTACACCGGGCAGTTCTACGCGCTGTTCTTCCTGCTGCAGATGCTCAAGATCGATCCGCAGACCGCCAACCTGCTGATTGCAGGGTCGCTGTTGATCGGCACACCGTTCTTCATCATCTTCGGCAGCCTGTCCGACCGTATCGGGCGCAAGCCGATCATCATGGCCGGCTGCATCATCGCGGCGCTGACTTACTTCCCGATCTTCAAGGGGCTCACCGAGTACGGCAACCCGGACGTGTTCGTCGCCCAGGAACAGAACCCGGTGGTGGTGGTGGCCGACCCCGGGCAATGCGCGTTCCAGTTCGACCCGGTGGGCAAGGCCCGTTTCACCAGTTCCTGCGACATCGCCAAGAGCCTGCTGGCCAAGCGCGCCATCCCCTACGCGAACCGGGCGGCCGAGCCCGGCAGCGTCGCTCAGGTACGCATTGGCGAGCGGGTGTTGCCGAGCTTCGATGGTCGCAGCCTGGCGGCGGCGGACTTCAAGGCACAGAATGATGCCTTCACCGCCAGCCTCGGGGCTGCGCTGAAGGAAGCAGGCTACCCGGAAAAAGCCGACCCGGCGAAGATCCACTACCCGATGGTGCTGTTGCTGCTGACGCTTCTGGTGATCTACGTGACCATGGTCTACGGCCCGATCGCCGCCTGGCTGGTGGAGTTGTTCCCGGCGCGGATCCGCTACACCTCGATGTCGTTGCCGTACCACATCGGCAACGGCTGGTTCGGCGGCTTCCTGCCCACCGTGGCGTTCGCCATGGTGGCGGCGACCGGGGATATCTACTACGGCTTGTGGTACCCGATCGTGATCGCGGTGATGACGGCGGTGCTGGGGATCTTCTTCCTGCCGGAGACCAAGGACCGGGATATTCATCACACCTGA